The genomic segment TCCTGGTTATGGAACAGACAAAAAAATTAAACATGACAGCAATGTCAGACAAGACAAACAGTAACACGACAGCTAAGAAGGAAGAGCCTGCATGGGAACATAAGGTGGCAATGAAGGTATCAGGTGTGAGTATTGCAGTAAACCTGTTACTTTCCTTATTTAAATTACTTGCCGGAATTCTGGCACATTCAGGTGCCATGATCTCAGATGCGATTCATTCAGCATCTGATGTGGGAAGTACTTTCGTAGTAATAGTCGGTGTGAATTTATCCAGCAAAAAATCCGATAAGGAGCATCAGTATGGACATGAGCGGATGGAATGTGTATCTTCCATTATTTTGTCCGGGTTACTTCTGGCAACCGGTATCGGAATTGGTATGAATGGAATTGAGAACATTATTAAGAGTACTTCAGGAGCAAGCATTGCAATTCCCGGAACATTGGCACTGATTGCGGCAGTTGTTTCTATTGTAGTGAAGGAGTGGATGTTCTGGTATACCAGAAGTGCTGCGAAGAAAATAAACTCTGGCGCACTGATGGCAGATGCATGGCACCACCGTTCAGATGCAATGTCTTCTGTTGGTGCATTTATTGGTATCCTGGGTGCAAGACTTGGCTTCCCGATCCTGGATCCAATTGCCAGTGTGGCAATCTGTGTACTGATCGTGAAAGCATCTGTAGATATTTTCAGAGATGCTATTGATAAGATGGTTGACCATTCCTGCGATGAGGCAACAGAAGAGAGCATGAGAGAAGTGATCATGGGTGTGAAAGGCGTGAAGGGAATCGACCTTCTCCAGACACGACTTTTCGGTTC from the Blautia wexlerae DSM 19850 genome contains:
- a CDS encoding cation diffusion facilitator family transporter, yielding MSDKTNSNTTAKKEEPAWEHKVAMKVSGVSIAVNLLLSLFKLLAGILAHSGAMISDAIHSASDVGSTFVVIVGVNLSSKKSDKEHQYGHERMECVSSIILSGLLLATGIGIGMNGIENIIKSTSGASIAIPGTLALIAAVVSIVVKEWMFWYTRSAAKKINSGALMADAWHHRSDAMSSVGAFIGILGARLGFPILDPIASVAICVLIVKASVDIFRDAIDKMVDHSCDEATEESMREVIMGVKGVKGIDLLQTRLFGSKMYVDIEISADGTIPLDEAHDIAENVHHSIEKNFKDVKHCMVHVNPVNE